GGTGTCTCCCCAGTGGTGAAGAATTTCGCTCGGGTCAAGCATCGGGTCACCATCGCGGTCGGTGACGGACGTGGAGAGAATCGGACGTCCGAAGGCCTTAAGCAAGTCACGGCAGACGGGATGGTCGGGCACGCGAAGCCCGACGGTCTTTTGTTTTGTGAGCAGAAGTTTGGGAACATCGCGACTCGCGGGGAGAATGAATGTGTACGGGCCCGGCAGGCAGCGCTTCATCATTTTGTAGACGCGGTTTTCAACTTTCGCGTAGTTGCTGATATCTGACAGGTCGGCACACAGGAATGACAGCGAATGATACTTTGAATATCCTTTGAGCGTGAGGGCGCGTTCCATGGCGGCC
This genomic interval from bacterium contains the following:
- a CDS encoding threonylcarbamoyl-AMP synthase — encoded protein: MRTVIYETHPDNPNPRAIQKAIEALERGELIAYATDTVYGLGCDIHSKAAMERALTLKGYSKYHSLSFLCADLSDISNYAKVENRVYKMMKRCLPGPYTFILPASRDVPKLLLTKQKTVGLRVPDHPVCRDLLKAFGRPILSTSVTDRDGDPMLDPSEILHHWGDTISVILDSGILDSQPSTIVDCTDSDDFVILREGKGDISLIY